In the Gossypium arboreum isolate Shixiya-1 chromosome 10, ASM2569848v2, whole genome shotgun sequence genome, one interval contains:
- the LOC108480861 gene encoding caffeoylshikimate esterase-like, translating to MDLENGTVRYEDEYITNSRGLKLFTCRWLPVNEEPKALIFLCHGYAMECSITMNSTAIRLVKAGYAVYGIDYEGHGKSSGLQGYISSFSHVVDDCSDYFTDICEKKENKKKMRFLLGESMGGAVLLLVHRKKPEYWDGAVLVAPMCKIADEMKPHPLVISVLQKVNKFIPTWRIVPGQDVIDAAFRQPEIRAQVRANPYCYKGRLRLNTANELLNTSLEIEQRLHEVSLPFLVLHGGEDKVTDKAVSQQLYNDAASSDKSFKLYPGMWHGLLYGELPENIEIVFADIISWLNQRSEFGNSRLERELKLQDDEILILKHK from the exons atg GATCTTGAAAACGGAACTGTTCGATACGAAGAT gaATATATAACGAATTCTCGAGGATTAAAGCTATTTACATGCAGATGGTTACCAGTAAACGAAGAACCCAAAGCTTTAATCTTTCTCTGCCATGGTTATGCCATGGAATGCAGTATCACCATGAACA GTACTGCAATCCGATTGGTGAAAGCAGGGTATGCAGTTTATGGCATAGATTATGAAGGCCATGGCAAGTCTTCAGGGTTGCAGGGCTATATCTCAAGTTTCAGTCATGTTGTTGATGATTGTTCCGATTATTTCACTGATATTTGTG AGAAAAAGGAGAATAAAAAGAAGATGAGGTTTTTGTTGGGGGAATCAATGGGAGGAGCAGTGTTGTTGCTTGTTCATAGGAAGAAGCCTGAATATTGGGATGGGGCTGTCTTGGTTGCCCCTATGTGCAag ATTGCAGATGAAATGAAGCCACATCCATTGGTGATAAGTGTATTGCAAAAGGTCAACAAGTTTATTCCAACGTGGAGAATAGTTCCAGGTCAAGATGTCATTGATGCTGCTTTTAGACAGCCTGAAATAAGAGCTCAG GTTAGAGCAAATCCGTATTGCTACAAAGGACGGCTTCGTTTGAACACAGCCAATGAACTTCTAAACACCAGCCTGGAAATTGAACAAAGACTCCATGAG GTTTCATTACCATTTCTAGTTCTACATGGAGGGGAAGATAAAGTAACAGACAAAGCAGTGAGCCAGCAATTGTACAATGATGCAGCAAGTTCGGACAAGAGTTTCAAGTTGTATCCTGGGATGTGGCATGGCCTGTTGTATGGTGAATTACCGGAAAACATCGAGATTGTGTTTGCAGATATTATTAGTTGGCTGAACCAGAGGAGTGAGTTCGGGAACTCGAGGTTGGAGAGAGAATTGAAACTTCAAGATGATGAGATTTTGATCTTGAAACACAAGTGA